The candidate division KSB1 bacterium region CGTCAATCGCGATGATTGGGATGAACCCGCTGCCAGCCGAAGATGGGCCGACAAAAATTGGGGCAGCCTCAATGTCAATTTGGGAATTACAGTTTACATCTTTTAGCTTTGGTCTGATCAAAATAGACAGTTCAGCAATGCTCTTGCGATTAAACAGAAATCATCCACAGAAACCATTTCTTCTTTTAATTTATCCCATCAAGCGCCATCCAGCACCAGAGTTGCTCAGGAAGCAAATAGCTTAGTCGAACTCCACGATTATTGCTGAATTGATTCGCTACGAGTAATTTAATCATCAGCGAGGCTTTTGAAGCCGTACCATCACCTTCTCAAGTAAAAAATAAAAATAACGAACCCCAAAATGATCGCAACTGACACCAATGCCCAAATATATGGAGGGAGCGTAAATACAGAGAGAGTTTTTCTTCGCGCTCGTTTCGCTGCCACCAAACGTTGCCAAATTTTCATGCGGTGCTGCGACAAATCCGCGTCTGGGAGTCTGCCATTCCTAAGACGCTGTTCAATTTCATGAATATTTTTTTTCATAACCAATCCTTCAATTTGCTCAATCCACGATGAATATGGGTTTTCACTGTATTCTCTGAGAGATCTAAAATCGCTGCGATTTCTTTAATGGACTTGTTTTCGAAATAGCGGAGGGTGAGTGCAGCCTGATATTTGGGTTTCAGCCGACTGAGGGCGGCGTGTACTCTACGAAATCGCTCATTTTTTGCGATCATTTCCTCAAGTTCAAGCAGTCCGGTATCTGTGAGGCGGTCATCTGCTAAGCTTCTTTTCACCTCGTCGTTGAGAGCGATTGTCTTTTTGCTCTTTCGGTAGAGCTGATTGATTTCATTGGTCGCAATGCGATATAGCCAGGCAGAAATAGATATGCCTCGCCAATTGAAATTCTCGATTTGTTCCAATGCTTTCATGAACGTAGCGGACGTAATATCGTCTGCCAGATAAGGATCGCCGGTTCGCCGCAAAGCATAATTGAATATTTTATCGAAAAACTTATTGAACAAATGCTCAAAATCAGCGGAGTTTTGCTTTGCCCGCTCGACTAATAATCGTTCACGGTCGATTTCTGTTTCATTGATCTGGTTGTTTCTCGACACTCTGTTATCCAATCAATAGATTTCTTTTTCATTTGCTGTAATCATAAAATACAAAGGCGACCGAAAAGTTTCATTTTAGATA contains the following coding sequences:
- a CDS encoding RNA polymerase sigma factor produces the protein MSRNNQINETEIDRERLLVERAKQNSADFEHLFNKFFDKIFNYALRRTGDPYLADDITSATFMKALEQIENFNWRGISISAWLYRIATNEINQLYRKSKKTIALNDEVKRSLADDRLTDTGLLELEEMIAKNERFRRVHAALSRLKPKYQAALTLRYFENKSIKEIAAILDLSENTVKTHIHRGLSKLKDWL